acctatatatatgtatatatatacttctcttCAATCAAATCATCTATAACCCAACACCATCTCACCTCTTTCCAGTTTCCTCTGTTCTATTTGCATGCACATAACTATGGCTTTGCAGGGAATTACCAAGATTGCCTTTCTTTGGCGCTTTGCATTGCCTCTTGTCATTGTCATGCTCTTCACTCCCAATGCTACTCTTGCTAAGAGATCAACAAAGATGGTTGCAGGCTTGAACATGAACGTGATCGATCGGTGCTGGAGATGGAACCCCAATTGGAGGAGCAACAGACAACAGCTTGCCACATGCTCAGTGGGTTTTGCTGGGAAGAtgacaaacaatattggaaGAGGCCTCATACAATATGTAGTCACCGATTCTAGTGATAACCCATTGAACCCCAAACCAGGGACTCTGAGATATGGAGCAACGATGATCGGAGGGAAGAAGTGGATCACATTCCAAAGGAGCATGAATATCAAGCTTGAGAAACCGCTTCTCATTAGTAGCTTCACAGCCATTGATGGTCGGGGGGCTGAAGTTCACATTGCCGGCAATGCATGCTTGATGATTTATAAGGAAAGCAACATAATCATCCATGGCCTTCGTATCCACCATTGCAAGCCACAAGCACCAAGCTCAGTGATGGGTCCAGGGTCAAAGATAATGACAGTGGGTCAGGTGGATGGAGATGCAATAAGGTTGGTGACTGCATCAAAGGTGTGGCTAGACCATAATACATTGTATAAGTGCAATGATGGTCTTCTTGATGTCACGAGGGGTTCTACAGAAATCACCATCTCCAACAACTGGTTTAGGTACCAGGACAAAGTCATGCTTCTTGGGCACGATGATGGGTACATGCGGGACAAAAACATGAAGGTGACTGTCATGTACAACCATTTTGGACCTAATTGCAACCAACGGATGCCAAGGTACATCATTCAATATTATTGCTTCACACACactgacacacacacacacatatatatatatatatatatatatattaaaaatacatgtctTATCCACAAAAAACCTTAATTTGCAGGATCCGCTATGGATATGCACATGTGGTGAACAACCTTTACCAGGGCTGGATGCAGTATGCCATTGGGGGAAGCATGAACCCTAGTGTTAAGAGTCAAGCCAACCATTTTATTGCACCAAAATCAGGGAACAAGGAGGTAATTATATGCTTTCGTTATCATTTGATTGTCTAACTAATAAGTGCATACATTACTGTTTAAGGTACTTAATTAACtatcaattttttgatagtttgaggagaatattattgcaattaaaagttttggagatgagatattgtcaattagatAGTAGCTTGAGGAAGGTATCTGgactttttccaaaaataaaagtgTAACTAGAGATGAACCAGGGGTGGGCCTTGGTCAGCCCATAATGTTTTACATGATTCACTCAAATCATTATTAATTCTGAATAATTCATGACTTTTTGGATACGAATGAagaaaacaatttcaaaatcaGAAGAAAGTTCATGGCCTGGCACATATACCTTGGCCCTTAGCGCCGTCCCTGGGTGTAGCAGTAATTAATTTGTTAGAAGTTTAACATTGAGAATTAATTATTTGTGAGAGactttcataaaatatttataaccATTTGCTACTCACATATTATAACTATTATGTAATTATTGTAGTAGCTAGGTATGAGATTTAACCCTTCAATCACTATTCCACTCACAAGTGAATTTGTCTAACAGACTCATGtaacaaaattattgaaataggtAACCTGGAGAAAGAGCAGCGATGAAAAAACAGGCTCATGGAAATTTTTCTCTGTGGGGgatgtttttgaaaatggagctTCTTTCGTTCAGTCAGGAGCTAGTGGGGCAAAGCCAAACTATAGTCCTGAACAAGTTTTTCCAGTTGCAGATGCAAGATCAGTGAGGTCATTGACAAAATCTTCCGGTGCTTTACGATGCACCTCACAATTTAGATGCTAAGTCAAAGAGGAGAAGGCCacatatcaaaaagaaaattgtgcAATCAGCTTGAAGGCtgaacaaagtatatatatatatactttaacaaTATTTATCTACAGTGCCATGGTTGACTTATTTATACTCCCTTCAATTGTTGTGTATttgaatatttaatatatttttttttatttattagcaAGTTATTTTATATGGTAGCTAATGATCTTGAATTTATGATCTTATTTTCACTTTTAGttttatgggaaaattacagtttatcccctcagagttgacagcgtttttcaatttgaacactaaagtttcaatttttgcaatccaccccctcaaagtttcaaatttttgcaatttgaccaattgtatccaaaactttccatattgcccctagttatttattttttattttttataaaaaaatttaaaaaatattcagggccacccctttggtcatctggccatttttatatccccaaatttgtttttttttttaaaaaaataaaataaaaaataaaaattaggggcaatatgggaattttgggataatattggtcgaattgaaaaaaattgaaactttagtgtttgaattgaaaaaagctgtcaactttagagaggtaaactgtaatttttcctagttttataaaagaaaagtttattatTTCAGTCTGAACTTATtgtttttcatatcaattattattattattattatttttgttaaaatagtgGTAAATAATTATAGGATCAACTTCATACTTGGGATTGGGAAGCTACAAGTAAGACCTCCAAAAGATAGTGCCACTTGAGATGTTGGGTATGCACTGCAGGCAATTTAAACTCCATGAGGCTGCTAGAAAGGAATAAATACTTTACATTGCTAGAGACCTAAAAGAAAGAATTCTCcaggaaaaaattattgaaataaacTCCATCTAGAATGAATAATTAACCTAAAAACCAGAACAAAAACATAGACAAGAATCAACTTGTCTTCCTATGTGTAAACCTAAGGTTATTTGATATACGTCACTCCAGGTGGATTTTTCACAATGAAGATCTCTTACTTGTCTTAAATACCACGATCCCCAACCTTGTCACTTATAAGGCTACCAAAGTCACAATTCAAGTTCTAGCTTGGCCCAATAATGTTGGGGTACTGTATAAGCGGGGCGGTTATTAACCGTTAATTCTCCAAGGCTTTAAGAACTCCAAATTAAATTGCTGCAGAACGTTGAAGAGCCTCAAAGTTTGATAAAACTAGTGTTTGCCTAATGAATGAGTCAAAtgatacttttatctaaaatagctaatcagatttgtaaaaaacttcccacattggattagccaaaaaaaaggTTACATGTAGCAGTACTTTTCCAgaaaaccattttattttttattatttttctcacctgttttttctttttcccaaaacttttcctaTCTTTCAAGagatcattatgagaatattctttcacaatttttaaataaaagatatttcataaatatgattgacattATTATGAGAATATGGTTTTCATGCTTAACATTAGCAAATAAGatgacatttgaaaaatataaccgttgacaaatataatgattataaaatacaactgtttcaaaaatattatagttacaaaaatgataatttggaaaataataatcattgaaaaattattgtgttaaacgaattaccattaaaaaataaagagtgaaatacgaattttagaaaagaaataaaaatagaatcaataaagagtaaaaaaataatatttaaatgatatacataaaaatatagctaatcgaatATAGGAGgtctttaaaaattcattagataaactagataaagtaggttttgaagagctattttgaAAAAGTCAAAACTATTCATTGTCGGTATGAAATCGATTAATTAATCGACTTAACCAACGTTTATGAATCGGTAGGCAAAAATGCCCCTATCGACACCGACTGAACCGATACACACCCCTACCTAGCATTCCCCTTAGCAAAAGGCATACATGTCAGcatcaaatttataaaagaaattaaaaaaaaaaaattaaaaattaaaaaaaaaaaaatgttaggggtcaatatttttcatatatttggctcatctcatcttataaatcaataattagatttgtggacttatgtggaccgcacaaatctaatggttgatctattaaatttgtaaaagaatataGGTCAAATACGGAGAACTTATTAacccataacatttctcaataaaaaaagcaacaaaaagattacagaaaataaaaatgggtgGTGGCGGCGGCCACCACTCATATGTAAGAAGTGGTCACCCCTCACATTTAAGAAGGCTCGGCGACTGTTTCCTTATATGGGAAGGGTGAAGTAGTAACCCTTCATGAGGCATTTGCATCCTGTCCAAATGGACTGAAGGGGGACAAGAATCGGCTCCCCTCCTATCCATTTGGACCAAAGAGGATCCCAATCATGAAGGGGCTACCACCATTCATTTATGAGGAGGGAGGCCAACCACATTTTATGAGGAAGGGTACTTCCCCTTTATGATGCATTCTTGAGTTGATCTGAAAGGTTTTAAATTCTTCGAATTACACTTATTTATCTTCTATGTGTTTAAGCAATTAAGTTCGTAACACGACGGGGGCTGCTCCCACATAAAAAGTAGAAAAGGAAACACTCTATGGTATGacgttttaattaaatttgtggTACGACAGTTTAGTTCGTGTAGGTGAACTACCATGACAAGGAGTCTAATTCATGATGTGGTAAATGGTCAGTTGGGATTGGATGTGGCATTTAAATGTTATGAAACATTTGAGACTTGACCCCAGCTGGCATTTTCTAATTTAAGGTGCTTGAtatgacatattttaaataacttttattttttaagtgattcacataaaaaatcatttttattttattttttttaaataaaaacattaaaataaacacctcaaatataaaatactctataaaatacttaaaaattaggaaaaattatacatatcccctcaaactatcactctaTTTTCAATGAGTAAACTATcactttattgttgtttttttataaaaaaacaaaatagagttaaaaaaaaaaaaggaaaaaaaagaataacaatgGGATGGCcggcttttttttaaaaaaataaataaataaattttgttttttttttttagctttaattttgttttctgaggaatttataaggatattattgtcttattaaaaatatttaagcttattttttgtctttttactagCCTTGAAGAGAgacattgatattttttttttttcatttataaggaatattgacaaaattaatattttttgacCATGAAGACTGAAGTAGTAGATTGAAagagtatttaaaattattttatttttatatcactttaaaatatttatttaaaaaaaaaaaaaaaaaacacttgagAAGATTAAGGGTGTGTTTGACAATAGACTTGTAtaatgaatttttgaatttttggttggaagtgattgatgtgatatacaGTAAAAAGAAGCATACCCCACTCCCCCATTAAACTACCACCCTATTGttaatttttcccttaaattatcaattatgttAATGTCCACCCtaagaacaaaaataccctcacaaaattaaaaactcttcaaattatttaaaaataaataaaaaccaatttataatgagatgttttaaaaatttattttttaaattaatattttattatttatttttataaaaaaaatagaaaaaagaaaaaagaaaattcaatttataaggatttaaaaaactaataataacaatatataaaaaaaactatataaaaaaaaaaagcgaaatCAATTTATaggataattttttaaaaaaaaaaacaatttttttttaaaattatttaatatatatttatgaatgattttttttttttaaaaaaaaaaaggagaaaaaaaaaatttataagaataatttaaaaaaaattaaattttttaattttgttatgttttattattattatttttttttctaatttataaggatatttttgtcttattgaaactttttaaggttattttgtctttttgttagctTTAAGGAGAACATTGACATTTGTTGGCAGTTCAAGGAGGATATTGACATAATtagtagtttgggagggacattgacaatatagTGTTAGTTTAAAGGGGTATATGTACTTTCCCcaagttaaattttttgtagttttgttttgtagcaagttttttgtttaaataataataaaaagtgattaatgtgatatgatataaaaagtaaaggTTAGTTTGTGATTGCGATTTCAAGTGGGAtctaaaaatagcaattttaaaatgtgatttttaaaaatgcaattaagaaCTTAGCAAAATCGCCtgtagtttaacctttaaaattgtgtgttttttgttttaaaaaaaacatcttcTTACCCGTAATTTGAAAACAcagatattataatttttttaagaacacaattccaaacaatcattttttttttataatttaattttaaattttttttttttttttgtctttaaaatcACAATGCAAAACAAGCCCTAACTGTTGCAGTCAAGTTCTTAGTTGTGTTGTCGGATATGATTAATGAGAAACTTGAATAAAAacgaaagaaaacaaaaaggttagCTCACCTACAATTCTTTTAATTGTACTCCTCTTATTTCTTCATGTCTCCATTCAGTTAATGCCCACGTTGCCAGCACTCACCCAACTCTTGTGTCAGCCTTAAAGATTTTGATACAAATTTTCTTCCAAGTTGAGTGTGCCAACAATTAAATTGGCCTAGAAGAGGAGAGTGTGTGAGTAAAGGAAGGGATAAATAGAGGTCTCATGACTCATAAATAAGAGCAAGTGGAGAATTTGCAACCGCCATTGTTGTCAACCTACATAGAACGATGAGCTTTGGGTTAGATGGACGGAGGTTATGAAATTAGGAGGAAATGTAACGGAAGagtttataatatattttttatgaacttaAAAGGAGTTAAAAGtggcaaaataaataaataaataaaatgaggGTGTTATCTGTTTTTATGCATTGACTCATAAACTTATTACAAATATCCTAAAAAATAttagtataaaataaatttttaaaaaattaacctaaaatttTGAGTTCTGTCATTGGTTTGACGATGGTCTAGAGGACTTCGataatttgagaatgagaagttcaaactcgaaaaataatttacgattttaaaaaatgaattttatgaaagttaaaaaagaattttcggtcaaaccaaattttttttggttgactattattttttgtttcactAAGTTTACATATCCTCCTCAAATTACCATCAAATTGATAAAGtaccctcaaactttcaattgtgacaatgtcgcCGCctaactatcaaaacattgacaatgtccctccagtgctagcaaaaagataaaaatgtccctatatatttctcaataaaacaaaaatacccctataaattaaaaaaaaaaatgaaaatttttaatttttttaaaaaacgaatatatatttttatataatttttttttttaaaaaaaaaaatttaaaaaaaacatttttttttaattttgtttttttttataacaaaaaaaatcaatttttttcttataaaaatgattatttatttatttatttttttaattttaaaattttgccaccctttgaattttttttagttttaggtttttttctagaagttttagtattttttgcttttattttactaagggtagtttcatcattgggtggaacattgacaattttttgtagtttgaggaacattgtcaattgagtggtagtttgagagatatgtagactttttccctttctttattatttatatctccctctctctctctctctctctcactctttctttctttatgatttatcattaataataaaaaaaaattaatggcataaaaaataatagataatAAACTAAGAATGCATTtgaaaaatcattaattaaaataaaaaatagttttaattaactattttagataaaaactTAGAAAATCAATTGTGAGGCTCCCCGGAAAAGgtccaataaataaaaattacaattgcAAAATCTATCTAAAAATCAGTTTAAAAGACTCATTTGAGAAGATGGTGGGCATGAAAATTTGCACAAATATAAATCTTAGAAATAGACTAAAGGTTGAAATAAACTGTTGAGCAGTAGAATAAAAAACTAGGAGAGAAATCTTCCAATCTAACAtaatctgtgtttttttttggtggaggGGTTGATTACTCATTGAATAGTTTGACTCTAGCTCCCACCATGATCAAGCACAGTACTATACTCTTACATTTAAATTATTctattcattattttattgtttttttatttttatttttctttccctgCTTGAACTTTGAACAGTGTCTGTTTCAACTTTCCTCCTAGACTGCCACAATACCAGACACATCACCCTCCTCCTCTGCTAACATTCTTTACAAGCATCTTTAGCGGGGtttttaaactaatttttaagttaaatttaataattttggtgTTTCAACAGACCTTTTAGAATaacaatttttctaaaatttgctACAGTAAACTTTCATTCATTGTAGCAcattctaaacatttttttattttttctttctcctctctcctctctctccctctctcctctatctataataaaaaatagattaaaaaataatatttaaataaagtagattGTAAAATAGATAGTCTGCTGGAGTTCATTATGAAAAAGTAGTagctaaactaaaaaagttgattttgagtgGTTAAAATAGCCATCAACTGCTGGAGATACTCTAAGAGCATCACCATCAAGCTCTTtatatttaacatttctctaaatttttaacaaaatttacaaaaaaaattatttatcaaactctttatttaaagttaaatttaacatttgttTTAACTCCTCTCCAAATATAAAGACATCAAAGGTAaaagttttattctttttattttttttaattttattttggttgttagGGTGGCATTTTGGTAAATCTCTCACATAGAATCAAAGTGAGTGAGTTTCATggtaattatatttattaataaaaaataatatttaattaaagttgagaaatatttattaaaaagtgactagttaaaaaaaaaaaagagagtacatttttaaagttagatttagaaaaattttaaagagcCCCATGGAAATTGAAAATGCTCTGACAGGGGTAGGAAACCCAAACCAGCCAAAGTACCATTCAAAGAGCTTCTCCAATATACATTGAGaaatgcatgcatgcattttCCAATACCTATTTTTGATTGCTCACTTTTTGATCTGTGAGATGTAtagattaatttgtttaaaatttaagagaaatgttacaaaCGTTTCACTTCTACATTATtgagtatatattttttgacgtgacagtaaaaattataattaaattttgaactaattactattaaattttagatataatgataatttttgcTGTTACATGTTTGAGAATGTGTGAGTAAAAAATGTAAATAGTATTTCTTAAAATCTAAGAGCATCTTCGGCCGGTGTTTTAAAAGACCGATAATAACTACACTTAGCTATtataactctttttattttgtcttgagCATAGTAGTCATTCTAAAAATTTTACTACAGTAAACTTTTAtagcacattttaaaattatttcaatcatTTCTGTCTTTCCTCGCCcagtctctctctttttcccttaacagataattaaaattgtataaaaataataatattaaaataaaataaaagaattgaatAGATAACTtgttaaaatttgtattaaaaagttaaaatatatataagagcattcacatccggctcaacaaatattttagctaaaaaaatatatttttctattttagttattcattttttcaaatcacatacATTCGGCTcaacattttagctattcactctcacttttttatttaaaatattatttatttatctactttttttattcctaaggaaaagagagagcaatattatttttattattagtataaATAAGAATTTGTTGAGCTACCGTGCAAATTTACACTTTTATTATGCAAATTTGTTAGGAATTGTAGCAACTTAAcaaatttttagtcattttattaAGTCgtacgtaaaacattttttaattacat
This genomic interval from Corylus avellana chromosome ca3, CavTom2PMs-1.0 contains the following:
- the LOC132176682 gene encoding probable pectate lyase 4; the encoded protein is MALQGITKIAFLWRFALPLVIVMLFTPNATLAKRSTKMVAGLNMNVIDRCWRWNPNWRSNRQQLATCSVGFAGKMTNNIGRGLIQYVVTDSSDNPLNPKPGTLRYGATMIGGKKWITFQRSMNIKLEKPLLISSFTAIDGRGAEVHIAGNACLMIYKESNIIIHGLRIHHCKPQAPSSVMGPGSKIMTVGQVDGDAIRLVTASKVWLDHNTLYKCNDGLLDVTRGSTEITISNNWFRYQDKVMLLGHDDGYMRDKNMKVTVMYNHFGPNCNQRMPRIRYGYAHVVNNLYQGWMQYAIGGSMNPSVKSQANHFIAPKSGNKEVTWRKSSDEKTGSWKFFSVGDVFENGASFVQSGASGAKPNYSPEQVFPVADARSVRSLTKSSGALRCTSQFRC